One window of Nocardia nova SH22a genomic DNA carries:
- a CDS encoding ESX secretion-associated protein EspG, which translates to MTRSWNFTDLEFVVMWRHLAGEGPPRPFVYTTDIPLEDDFQRECTRLRDRMLARPDHTLFDAVREVTQPDIAVLAWGFDGHDPHRGEGAVRILAARREDRGYLLTQLPGRTLLHAGGFTMVQCDPLRLADMIADALPEVESGDSGHIVLPPDQESKAGVLEAHYVSVASASSAPQLWDSYDEPEVASGQRFLDIVPERSGTIEIAQGISRFGPRGRTIRHLSWRDHPGDGRYVIQAGPPRAAVGVDRKGLIAAINAEIITVVRAIKDERA; encoded by the coding sequence ATGACTCGCAGCTGGAACTTCACCGATCTCGAATTCGTCGTCATGTGGCGCCATCTCGCCGGGGAGGGCCCGCCGCGACCGTTCGTATACACCACCGACATTCCGCTGGAAGACGACTTCCAGCGCGAATGCACCCGGTTGCGGGACCGGATGCTCGCCCGTCCCGACCACACGCTGTTCGACGCGGTGCGCGAGGTGACGCAGCCCGATATCGCCGTCCTGGCCTGGGGATTCGACGGGCACGATCCCCATCGGGGCGAGGGCGCGGTCCGGATCCTGGCCGCCCGGCGCGAGGACCGCGGCTATCTGCTCACTCAGCTGCCCGGCCGGACCCTTTTGCACGCCGGGGGATTCACGATGGTGCAGTGCGATCCGCTCCGGCTGGCCGATATGATCGCCGACGCGTTGCCGGAGGTCGAATCCGGTGACTCGGGCCATATCGTGCTTCCACCGGACCAGGAGTCGAAAGCCGGTGTCCTGGAGGCGCATTACGTCTCGGTGGCGAGTGCGAGCAGCGCTCCGCAGCTGTGGGACAGCTACGACGAACCCGAGGTCGCGTCCGGGCAGCGCTTCCTCGATATCGTCCCGGAGCGTTCCGGGACGATCGAAATCGCCCAGGGCATCTCGCGATTCGGCCCGCGCGGGCGCACCATCCGTCATCTGAGCTGGCGCGATCACCCCGGCGACGGCCGCTACGTGATCCAGGCGGGACCGCCCCGCGCGGCCGTCGGCGTCGACCGGAAGGGCCTGATCGCCGCGATCAACGCCGAGATCATCACCGTCGTCCGCGCGATCAAGGACGAACGGGCCTGA
- a CDS encoding YbaB/EbfC family nucleoid-associated protein, with amino-acid sequence MPDVTGVSVMDELVARSERQLERMRDLGDRMAGVRARESSPDGAVTVEVDGNGALLDLVFSPLVNRLTPMEFEQLVVSTAQSAAARAFAQRGDLITAFNEENASGPDTAEQSDE; translated from the coding sequence ATGCCCGATGTGACCGGTGTTTCGGTGATGGACGAACTGGTTGCCCGCTCGGAGCGGCAACTGGAACGCATGCGCGATCTGGGCGACCGGATGGCCGGGGTCCGCGCCCGCGAGAGCTCGCCGGACGGTGCCGTCACGGTGGAGGTCGACGGTAACGGCGCGTTGCTCGATCTCGTCTTCTCGCCGCTGGTGAATCGGCTCACCCCGATGGAATTCGAGCAGTTGGTAGTCTCCACCGCGCAGAGCGCCGCCGCCCGCGCATTCGCCCAGCGCGGCGATCTGATCACCGCGTTCAACGAGGAGAACGCTTCCGGACCGGACACCGCCGAGCAATCGGACGAGTAG
- a CDS encoding type VII secretion target, producing MGELVAVPEAIRRYGDAAATMATETLTAGTVNQAVAIAGAVPIFGLIGQDFLATYAVAQANHLGSVVELATVHAGTAVTAHESAATYSAADEDNADLLDGRA from the coding sequence ATGGGTGAGTTGGTAGCAGTACCCGAGGCGATCCGTCGCTACGGGGATGCGGCCGCGACGATGGCGACCGAGACGTTGACCGCGGGCACCGTGAATCAGGCGGTGGCGATCGCCGGTGCGGTGCCGATCTTCGGCCTGATCGGCCAGGATTTCCTCGCGACCTACGCGGTGGCGCAGGCGAATCACCTCGGCTCGGTGGTGGAACTGGCGACCGTGCACGCGGGAACCGCGGTGACCGCGCACGAGAGCGCCGCGACCTACTCGGCGGCAGATGAGGACAATGCCGATCTGCTCGACGGCCGCGCGTGA